From the Glycine max cultivar Williams 82 chromosome 11, Glycine_max_v4.0, whole genome shotgun sequence genome, the window tctatttgtttttttttttttgctttagttAAGGATATGATGATAGTATTTTGTCGCCCCAGTCTTAATTTGCACCACAAGGTGTAAATATGGTGATTGACACTATAACTGATCCTGctgttttatatgttttttcttgtattttttgtcaattttatttgaattttatagtttttttttaatttgttgttgaTGTGTCAATTATTTTTTGGACCGACGGGATACAGGGATAAAGTTTTGACACCCAGtcttactttatatttttatacatggtGAAAGATCCACTATGTGATCCCATATATCATACGagaattatgattttttcttgtttaatgaCGTTTTAATTGTTGTGTTTGCTAgggtttttatttctttttatttaatttgaatatggGATTTGATGACAACTTTTTGACACCCAGTCTTACTTGCTCCATTGGGGTACTCTGGTGAGAGTTTAATTGTCTGATCCTTAAAATTGACCCGCCCAGTAATTTCTTGTTACTCCCCCtactgtttttgaaaaaaaattgttatttatctGTATAAATTTCTCCTTAAATTTGTTATATGTGTAGTAAGAATTGTGATTGCAAAGAGATATGATGATATTTATCCATCAATTCTGCAATTGAATGATGATTATTAACATGCACTACCATCTGATCTCTTGCATCCTTTTCATGTTATTGTTTGAGTAATTTTGTTTCACTAATTAGTCATTACTGCAATTTAGGTTTTTGTTTGTTAGCTATTATTTGCCCATGGTATCTGATGTCCTGAGTTCGGACTTTTGTCTTGTAGCTGGATATCTCGTTTTAAGGGCATATATAAAATTCTTACAGGCCTTGCGACACAGTTGGTTTTCTTTTCTATAAGCCTTCTGTTACTATTTTCCTGTTTACAtttcttcaatatatttttattggtctTATAAAGCATTCATCTAATTATACTTTTTGCTTTACCAGAAAAATTGTTTGATCTGCAATCTGTGATGACATTTCAATAATGTGCTGATTGTCTGTGATTATTATCTAAATATCACCATCTTTCGGCTGAGATTGCAGAtcaattcaaattgtttttgGCTATGAAATTATTATTCTAGTATGTATAAGCAACCAGTTCTTATTTTCTGACCTGACAACCTTTTGATAATACTATTTCAACAGACAAACTGGCGCAGACCAAAGGGTATCGATTCCCGTGTTAGGAGAAAGTTCAAGGGATGCACTTTGATGCCAAACATTGGTTATGGTTCAGACAAGAAGACCCGCCACTATCTCCCTAATggttttaagaaatttgttgttCACAATGTGAAGGACTTGGAACTGCTCATGATGCACAACAGGTGAACCATTTCGTCTCGATCAGGTTTTTAATTCTGACTGTTTGGCATTTATTGTCTGCTGACCACTTTCGTTGTCTCTAATTTAGGACTTACTGTGCTGAGATTGCCCACAATATATCCACAAGAAAGAGGAAAGATATAGTTGAGAGAGCCGCGCAGCTTGATGTTGTTGTGACAAACAAAACAGCCAGATTACGCAGCCAGGAGGATGAATAGTCTAAATGACTAAAAAAGTCACTTATCTGTAGTGATTCAGTAGTTCAATATCAAATTtgcagtttaattttaaattgaattctGCTTCAATGTATTTTGCTTATTGAGAACCAAGTTTGATTTTGTTGTGTCTCTTGCAATTCTTATCTTGCCTTGAACCCTGTCCACTACATCTTTaggaacgaaaataaaagaaaccttAATCTTTCGGTGTGTGATAACGTTTATGATTTTTCATTGTTGGGGTCCTCGTGAATTTTAACGCAATATAAGGGCACACGATTAAACATGCAATAATTGTTTGTAGAATACTATAAAGCATTACTGGAAAGCATTAGATGAGGTTAAAGCTACCCATGAGGTAGttgtaaatttatatttctaaaattaacGACAATCAGAAATGTGAGTTGTGAGGTCATCAAACGAGCAGAAAAACGAATGATAAGGAAGGTATTCGGAGTCCTGACCCATTTCATTAACTAAAACACGGCTTACTCATGTAAAAACAGTTGTGAAACAGTTTTGCCTCAATACAAGATTTATAACAACTCCTTCTTGATACtaataacaatttttgtttCCGCAGAAACATGAACTTAGAGGGGGCACCAAATTAGAGATGCCACACATTAAAAGGAACACATTCAGATTTATTTGTAATCACAATAAAACAGACCTTTGTGGGTATGATGGCAAGTAATGTGCAAGGCAAAAAATGATACATACGAACAACGGTTCCATCTATATTGCCTAAAAAAGAAATCCATCCTCAAGGTATAAGAATGAACTCTAAGTAGTGTCATCAATGGACGGTGGCATGGAGGGAAGTCTACCACAAAATGGGTATTCGTAACCGTCAAAAGGATCTTATTTCTTCTAAGTTTCTTCTTTATATAGTCTTCTAAGTTTCTTCTTTATATAGTCTTTATTTTCAAGTATCTCTCAACGattagaaatcattttttttttattatagtagGTATGCAACAACAGAGTAtgcattttgataaaaatattagacATAGAATATTAAACGAAGATCTTAAATGCACatgcattttaataaaaatattagacatagaaatattaaatgaagATCTTAAATGCACTATTTAAATGCTAATGTATTACTTAAATGTTATATCGGACATATAATATAACATGTCAGACACAACTTTcatcatttgtatttatttacatctaattaaaataattaagagtctTTTGACTTACCAAAATATCTTTTGAGTTTGGGTTATAATGTTGTTTTAGATTGTTTGCTCTTTACATATAGAGTGGCGATTTAAaccactaaaaaattaaaatacgataaaatataataaaatattaataaaaataatgttatgtcATTACTTAATTGTGATATTTGACGATAAAGACTAAGATCATTAACAAAGTAAAAGTTGGAGGACTAGTACTAGTCAACATTTtgtttaaggactaaaattcaaaatttgaaaaaggtCAAGGGATTAAAAACTTAGTTAATCCTTTACAAAAATGATAAAGTTTAAGtatgaattaaaacaaaatacactCACTCTAAATCTCAATAAATTCATATTAACTTTTAggttaaaatacaattttcattCCCTATTTTCTTAAATCTACGATTTTAGTccccttattttttaattgagatatttcatctttcacttttaaaaagtttgtgattttagtttcttattttttaattgagatatttcgtCTTTCGCTTTAGATAAATCTACAATTTTAGTCCTTATGATCAATTTCAAACGTTTatctatgtattttttaaatgttgaatGACACGTGTCTATTTATTATCCacatgacaaatattttttttaaaattatttaattgataataagattaatttattaaaaaaaagaattttaaaagtaCATAATTGTCTTAAACTGAAAAAGGgactaaaattacttattttttaaaaagtgaatgacgaaatgtttcaattaaaaaataaaatagaaagactaaaaatacaaatatttaaaaaatatgggacaaaatatctttattaaaaaataattcataaattttaaagaataaaagacaAATTACATTTAAACCTAATTTTTATCCCTTCCTGTACTCGAAACGTCAATATATTCATACTCTTTGGTTTGttttaagggaatttatttagtttttttaaaaaaggaataaCAACTAAATTAAACTTCCGAGCAATGAACCCCTAACAATCCCCATAAGTCAAAAAACAACTGAAATCTCTTGAAAACTAAGACACCCATCCTCAGTCGTATCTAACTTAGCTAGCTAGCTACAAGTTTCATCCCACTTATGTTAGATGTAGGACAAGCCGAATCAAAATTGTCATCTTAATATCCAAAAGCATAATTTGCTAAAGAATTTTGTAGATTCTACCACATTAGATTTGAGATTTCTACAATGAATGCCTTCTTCCTTTCCTTAATTGCACGTTCTAGGCCAAATGAAAACAGTGTTCATGGTTTACGAAAGTTTGGTGAAgatttttagcattttttttagaatttagatCACAGGTATCTTCTACCTTGATTAAGCTGAAACAATCTCACACCAATAGATCACACGCTTGGTGATGAAGATTTTTAGCTTTATCTACACTAAAAGTGCATTTGATAATCAACTAAACGTTATGGCACTAACAAGTGAAATATGAACGACCACAGCACATGTATGCAGAGGAACACAGTTATATATGCACAAACTCACAAACTAACTAATAGTGAGTGGGGGCTAGCAACTTAACAAGTAGCATCTCCCTACcatatctctttttttatataggaCCATAGCACAACCACATAAATACTTGCGATGCTAAATATTTCATACTCAAAAAATGCAGTTTCATTAGCCTATCTACTCAGCACCTGCCACGTGGCACTACACATATAGTTAGCCACATATCTAAAATTGCTatcccctcctcctcctctccCTTCTTAGTCTCACTATCAAGCAATGCAATAACATCAGTacataacataacataacatCCTTAACCCTTTGAACATCGTTTTGCAGCCATGGAAACAGGCATAGCATGCTACACTCGCGGGCCTTTCTTGCCTAGTGTTTCTTCCAAGCACTCTCCACCTTCCATTTCTCCATCTTTTGGCTTGAGGGTATGCAGAATCAGTGGTCTAGTCACTTGCATgattgaatctttttttttttattaaactttgaaAGCGCTACCATGCAtagtttattcttttttctttatgtgACTAACTTCTTCTACGTGAGATATCTAGACaccaaattgaagaaaagagaatggatgtttattaaaatgaaacttGTTTGCAATGACAGAGTCTGAAATCAAGCTCTTTATTTGGAGAATCGCTAAGAGTGGCCTCCAAATCAACAATAAAGGTTTCAAAGACAAAGAATACTTCACTCGTGACCAGATGTGAAATTGGTGACAGTCTCGTGAGTAGTTTTACTTGCACAGTAGAAAGTTCTTGCCGTGTCAAAATAGCAAacattttggtattttttggCTTACATGCACGTGAAATAAAGTAATGTTGGTGTTACTGTTTGTGTATTGTAGGAAGAATTCCTCACAAAAGCAACACCAGATAAGGGGTTGATCAGGTTGTTGGTGTCCATGGGAGAAGCATTGAGAACAATTTCCTTCAAAGTGAAGACGGCTTCATGTGGTGGAACACAATGTGTTAATACTTTTGGGGATGAGCAGCTTGCAGTGGATTTGCTAGCTAATCAGCTTCTTTTTGAGGTTAGACCAGTGCTATTATTGTCAATAAGTTTCTTCccaattaaacaataatttaaaatcctGATTCTTGTGCATCATATTTCTCCACACTTTATAGTTTAACGAATTGAACCCAATTGATGCAATATTGATTGGTCCAACATAGGGGACACAAGTGTGTGGCTTTTGCATAagattttgaaatgaaaaatgaCCTGCATGAATCATTTCCCttcaatagtattttttattaagagaAGTACTTTTGTTGCCAATTGTTATTTGACCATGTTTAAATAAACTTCTCCATAAGGAAGGCCGGCTtatgagagaagaaaaaaaataaataaacttctcCTATAAGATGATTTAGAATTGaataatagtgtaaaaaaatcGATAAACTTACATATGACGATTTTAGAATTGAATAATAGTGTACAAAAAAACCTTTACACAGTCAATGCATGCAAAATATATACCATCTTAATATTCAATGTGCAATGAAACTGATGTTTCCAATGTTCTATGCATAGGCCTTAAATTACTCTCATTTCTGCAAGTATGCTTGCTCTGAAGAAAATCCTGAGCTCTTGGACATGGGAGGTCCAGTTGAAGGTCTGccataatatatttatagttaTATTAAACTGGCAATTAAATTGAATCTTGTCTCATACAAAAAATGGCActtttttgcattttgtgtGAATacgcaaaaaaataaaaatacaggtGGATTTAGTGTTGCATTTGATCCCCTTGATGGCTCCAGCATTGTGGACACAAATTTCACAGTAGGCACCATCTTTGGTGTGTGGCCTGGAGATAAGTTGACCGGCATCACCGGAAGAGATCAAGTTGCTGCAGCCATGGGGGTTCTTGGTCCTAGAACAACATATGTACTTGCTCTAAAAGACTTCCCTGGCACCCATGAATTTCTTCTGCTTGATGAAGGTAAGCTTGATGCCATAAGATTTATGAGAATCTTGTAAAGCAAGTAGTCACACATTATTACCatgtgtttatttaaaattaaacttgtcAATTAATGACTTGCCTGACCACTCAACATGAAAATTGTTTATGTTCGTTCCTTCATTGTTTCTCATTAGTGTAAATCTTTTTATTGAAAAGAGTTAAGATTCTCCAAGGTGACTTTGTCTCTGAATTGATCAATAACCATGTGTCCACCATTAAATTTTAGTGGGTTAAGATCACAATGcactttcaattatatatatgcttTCTCATTTTAGACAAACTCCCTTTAGATTTAGAGGAGTCTTATTCAAACTTTATCACATGACAAAAATATCTAACATATATTCATATTTCAGGAAAATGGCAGCATGTCAAAGAGACCACAGAAATTGGTGAAGGAAAATTGTTCTCCCCAGGAAATTTGAGAGCCACATCTGACAACCCCGATTATGCTAAGGTCTACCTGTGTTCTTATATTAGTAAAGGAAGATTTTAGTGTTACTATGATGTGTATAAATGAATACTTACATCTTTCTTTGTCATCCAATAGTTGATCGATTACTATGTCAATGAAAAGTACACATTGAGATACACGGGAGGAATGGTGCCAGATGTCAACCAGGTTCTTTTCTTAACATCATATGACATTTTAATATGTTGTAGTATTTTTtgagcttaaatatatttttatacttgtaatatctttttttaatttattacttgaAATTAGTTTCACAAACTAATAGAGTATCATTCCTTAATAGATTTAAACtaacaacaaatattaaaattaaagtttgaaaatgtgagataataaaaaatatatgttttaggTAATAAACTCAAATGAATTTATTAGAGGtatgaaaaaacatatttaaatttttttaaggagtTCGCTACTATCAACCTAGGCTaggataataatattatatgctTTAAAAATGTCATCTGTCTGCAGattattgtaaaagaaaaaggCATCTTCACCAATGTGACATCACCATCAGCCAAAGCCAAGCTGAGACTGTTGTTTGAGGTAGCTCCGTTGGGGTTCTTGATTGAAAAAGCCGGAGGTTACAGCAGTGATGGTCATCAGTCTGTGCTAGACAAAGTCATCACTAACATTGATGAGAGAACTCAAGTTGCTTATGGATCCAAGAATGAGATCATCCGGTTTGAAGAAACCCTGTATGGTAAATCCAGGCTCAAGGATGGTGTAGCTGTTGGAGCAGCTGCTTAATCTGTTAAACCTGCAATTCATTGTCTATTTTATCtgcttttagaaaaaaagatatatgCTATATCTTCAGACAAGTACCTGCAATTTAGTCACATATTTCTGTTAATCACTATAATAACAAAGTAAATTTATGTTGGTATGACTGATTGGATctggacaaaaataaaaataaaaaactaaaaagaaaagttaCCGTCTTTAATAGAAAACAACATGGTCATAATATTTAAAGGGTCTATAAATACAGATTACAACTCAATAGTACATAACAGTATAAATGCAAAATGATGAAATCTTTCAAAATTATACTGTAATATAATATTGCctacttatattttatacattacAACTAATATAGACAACTCTTAAGTTAGAGGTCTACGAAACAACAACCCTGTCCCAAGTCCCAACTAACCAACCTCCTGATAACATGATGCATATACCCTCTACTCATCTTGTGATGTATggtaaataaatacaaagagTGAAAAGTAACAAATACAATTCTGCATGAATCTATATAGATAAACTGCTGTATTCCACCAATCTACGCCTCCAAACAGAATTCTGCTCATAAATCACTTCAATAGTTTTATTACAATTGAGATAAATGAAACTTTAGAAATTGTATTTAATTCACTTACTAAATTCTGTACAATGGTAATATTTATACAGTGCTGAATAGAGAAACTACTAGTTACTATCTAACTACACTCCAATAAAGACCAACAGAATTCCTTGTTAATACTGGGAAAAATTAAATctcacaaacaacacacattcACGTATACAGAGGAAGAGTTTCTTCTAAATTCATTCACTCTATTGGGGAAGGTGtcttataacaataaaatataataaaacttatTGCCTAGAATTGTCAATGACGTGCCATGCATTAGTAAAACTATCTCTAGTAAAATCTAGCTAATAATGTCGCTGTGGTAAAGCTCTGCAACTTTGGGCTGTAGCAGTTGTAATCTTTGAATTCAAAACTTCTAAATTCCTCTAGATAAGGCGGTGAGGAATACTTAAGGTTGAAAATAAACGTAAATAgcttgatttaattaatttaaccgtCATTCCTTAACCCTTTAATCATTTATAACGGAAAGTTGAATAGTATGAACACTTGGACCGTTGTATTTGGGGACTATACTAGTGTCTAAGCATAAACGGATTTCAGCTAGATTTCCATTTTTGCATGTAAGTTGTGGCTGAACAATAGGTGACCCCAGAAGATTATTAATTCATTCCCTTTTAAAGCTGGCCAATCTGCTTGGACTTGTTGCTGCAAacttataatatgataaaattgaaaaaaaataaaaacaaactaatCTATCTACTATATCTGAAAAATTAGAATGGAATCGGAAAAGAGAGTTGGGGAATGAAGTTGTAGTTGCAGAGGAGGTGGACTagctgtgtaaaaaaaaaaaaaaaaacactagagAGATCAAGTTGGAGTGAACCTAGGTGACTTGAGTGACTTTAATGGTTGGATCAGGATCGTCGAATTATAGTAAAATGAATTATAGTAAAATGAATGAGTGAGATTTGTTAAGAAATatcttatataaaaatgaaatgattaaatttggactatataattaaatatgaaaaattgaaatttaatgtCAAATTTTCACATGATccttcatatttaattatatggtctaaatttaattatttgactctcatataaaatagttttttcttATATGATAAGTCTCTCTTGTATAAATTggaatattcatattttatatttattttattttttaaattttatatgataaatatcaTAATCAACTGAAAAGTTTTAAGCAAATGCTAGTATGTCTTTTTATTACtgaatatttattctatttttttctaaacagatgatattaaacatatttattttattttttcaaattttatttacatattactatttgtttaaaataatttgaatcaacattaatttatatttattttatttccaataaaattttaaatcaattatcaagtataatacataaaaatcatataacttgaaatatttaaattttatatttattctattttttgaattttacatAGTAGATATCATAGTTAACAGAAAAGTTTTAAACAAATGGTAGTATGTCTTTtattactgatttttttttaaattttattctatttttctaaacAAGTGGTATTGAACTTACTTATTCTATGGTGAATAACATACATGAAATCTAAGGTAAATGAAATTGACACAAGAACAAAATATGTGGGAatccaaaaaattataacacaTACATAAATGCAGCATTAAGAGGCTAGTTGGGTAGTGGATACTAAGAGTATCTACCATGAGAGTTACTTAATGatttgtttaacaaaaaaaataattattttggtaTGATCATATACGATTTTGAGTTACTTAAAATTGAAGAGAGTtatttatataagtaattattattaataagttGTTTAACTTTGTATTAATTGTATAGGAGGGAGAAATAATATTTGTGgcttaaataatttgttaataaaattactcattggagaaaaattaatttaactgtTTAAGTTTGAAGTGACATAAATTGGATTGTTTACACGAACACCATTGAAAATGCTCTTAAACAGAATATATgtgtattttagtatttttactCACTAAGGGAGAATCTTGTTcctaacttattatatatatatttttaaaaatattatatcaatgctatattttatcaaattttagttattatataataattttttttatctaaatattatatttcattaaaatctagttattgtataattaattttctatttggCTTTgttaaactctatttttttttgtattgaaagagtttttgtttttcaaatctcATAAATAAGTTTGTCATTGGatttattattgtaaaaaactTAAGTCACACATCAACTAGAGATAAGTGCAAGATAAAATATACTCCCTTTGGACCTAAATATAAGCAAATTTAACCATCCGACACATGGATTAAGGTTAATAACATTTCATTCAAAAAATCTTTCTAAAATACTCTTCATAGTAGTGCTTGTagaatatgaataaataattcatgggaaacaatattttattaaatgaagtaCATAATAGGAATACTATCATTAAATGAGATAAAAGTTAATTAGTATTTGCTTATATTTAGgtccaaaattattatttttttgcttatatttagGTCCGAAGGGAGTATATAAGTAGGAACAACTTTCATCCTACAAGTTAACTTTTGAGAttgaattaaattcaaattcacattctaagatgatacATATCAAAGTCTATCATAAATCCATTAATCAGACCATCTATCTTGTCATTCACGTCCCAAGCCTAAAAGTGTTAGACATGAAAgaatatattatgaaaaatcCAAGTCTTACATCTACTAGAGATAaggtcaaaataaaatatataagttcaaataattcttattttatgaattaactTTTTAGATTGAGTTGaatcacaataataatatttgtaatATAAGTTGCAACATTTACAAGAAacaaatgtatttatttaatatttttgtgacATGACTACACTTCCGAATAAGATGAAATATGACTTTTTATTTACTACTTGTtgatatatattgaaaaaaaattattaaaaaattaatataaactcaattattgattattttgtgACATATAAGAAATACGCTCTATGTTTTGATAGATTATTGATGTAATTTAACGTATTGAAAcgtcaaattataaatattttatataaaattgatattataaaattgtttgaataaattttatttttttgtgattaaTCCCTCTGGAATTTTAGTCTAAGTCCACCCTGCCTATGTATAAAATATACATgtcattaattgttttattattttgtaacaaagttagaataattttttctccTCTTATATTCCCAagattaaaaatttacaaacaTACGCCTACTAAGgtgaaaagaaataataatattactttgtataattatatatgtcTTTTAACTtacacttttatatatatatatatatatatatatatatatatatatatatatatatatatatatatatgaatttgtttaaacttatttcttaaaaaaatatttattttaataaaataaataattttttgttttcttaatatatttatttaaattatttctgcttaaaaaagttattttttatttatcttattaaacaatttttatcgcttaataaaaaataattttttttaaaacacttattttaaaattattttttaaaagttttaacgCACCATCCCATAGATTTGCATTGTCTGTCTCTTTATGGAAGAGAGAATCTGATGTAGTATTCTTTTTGATTCTCGTTGCAATGGCGGATGGTGGTACGTTGGGATTGGAGGGTGTGAGATTAGCCTCTTCATCAATACTTTCAACTCTAACAATGAAATCTTCCTTCGCGAACTTATCAACAATGAAatcttcatttcatttcattgcATGCTTATAGTCATCGTGGGATGTGTGTGTTTTAGATTTGGTGAAGGAGGCATTGCAGAAAGGTGTTGGCTTCTACTCCACTTTCTTGGTTGCTGACAAGCTTATCGTCACCACTTAGCACAACAACCATGACGAAAAACTCAGAAGGGGAACCAAAATCACCCTCTTCCTCAAGGACGATCAGGTAcacaaattattcttttttttatccgtaGAAATTGAACATGGTTCCAGAGGGTTTACA encodes:
- the LOC100788090 gene encoding sedoheptulose-1,7-bisphosphatase, chloroplastic isoform X2, coding for METGIACYTRGPFLPSVSSKHSPPSISPSFGLRSLKSSSLFGESLRVASKSTIKVSKTKNTSLVTRCEIGDSLEEFLTKATPDKGLIRLLVSMGEALRTISFKVKTASCGGTQCVNTFGDEQLAVDLLANQLLFEALNYSHFCKYACSEENPELLDMGGPVEGGFSVAFDPLDGSSIVDTNFTVGTIFGVWPGDKLTGITGRDQVAAAMGVLGPRTTYVLALKDFPGTHEFLLLDEGKWQHVKETTEIGEGKLFSPGNLRATSDNPDYAKLIDYYVNEKYTLRYTGGMVPDVNQIIVKEKGIFTNVTSPSAKAKLRLLFEVAPLGFLIEKAGGYSSDGHQSVLDKVITNIDERTQVAYGSKNEIIRFEETLYGKSRLKDGVAVGAAA
- the LOC100787561 gene encoding 60S ribosomal protein L32-1, coding for MAVPLLSKKIVKKRVKKFKRPQSDRKISVKTNWRRPKGIDSRVRRKFKGCTLMPNIGYGSDKKTRHYLPNGFKKFVVHNVKDLELLMMHNRTYCAEIAHNISTRKRKDIVERAAQLDVVVTNKTARLRSQEDE
- the LOC100788090 gene encoding sedoheptulose-1,7-bisphosphatase, chloroplastic isoform X1 encodes the protein MNDHSTCMQRNTVIYAQTHKLTNTMETGIACYTRGPFLPSVSSKHSPPSISPSFGLRSLKSSSLFGESLRVASKSTIKVSKTKNTSLVTRCEIGDSLEEFLTKATPDKGLIRLLVSMGEALRTISFKVKTASCGGTQCVNTFGDEQLAVDLLANQLLFEALNYSHFCKYACSEENPELLDMGGPVEGGFSVAFDPLDGSSIVDTNFTVGTIFGVWPGDKLTGITGRDQVAAAMGVLGPRTTYVLALKDFPGTHEFLLLDEGKWQHVKETTEIGEGKLFSPGNLRATSDNPDYAKLIDYYVNEKYTLRYTGGMVPDVNQIIVKEKGIFTNVTSPSAKAKLRLLFEVAPLGFLIEKAGGYSSDGHQSVLDKVITNIDERTQVAYGSKNEIIRFEETLYGKSRLKDGVAVGAAA